A section of the Engystomops pustulosus unplaced genomic scaffold, aEngPut4.maternal MAT_SCAFFOLD_218, whole genome shotgun sequence genome encodes:
- the LOC140109555 gene encoding cleavage and polyadenylation specificity factor subunit 2, producing MTSIIKLTTLSGAQEESALCYLLQVDEFRFLLDCGWDENFSMDIIESIKKYVHQVDAVLLSHPDPLHLGALPYAVGKLGLNCAIYATIPVYKMGQMFMYDLYQSRHNTEDFNLYTLDDVDSAFDKIQQLKFSQIVHLKGKGHGLSITPLPAGHMIGGTIWKIVKDGEEEIVYAVDFNHKREIHLNGCSLEMISRPSLLITDCFNATYVQPRRKQRDEQLLTNVLETLRGDGNVLIAVDTAGRVLELAQLLDQIWRTKDAGLGVYSLALLNNVSYNVVEFSKSQVEWMSDKLMRCFEDKRNNPFQFRHLSLCHGFADLARVPSPKVVLASQPDLECGFSRELFIQWCQDPKNSVILTYRTTPGTLTRFLIDNPTEKIIDMELRKRVKLEGRELEEYLEKEKLKKEAAKKLEQSKEADIDSSDESDAEEDIDQPMTHKTKHDLMMKNEGSRKGSFFKQAKKSHPMFPAPEERIKWDEYGEIIKPEDFLVPELQATEEEKNKLESGMTNGEEPMDQDLSDVPTKCVSATEAMEIKARVTYIDYEGRSDGDSIKKIINQMKPRQLVIVHGPPKASQDLAEACRAFGGKDIKVYTPKLHETVDATSETHIYQVRLKDSLVSSLKFCKAKDTELAWIDGVLDMRVSKVDTGVILEDGELKEEVEDSEMQVDTPAIDASTIAQQKAIKSLFDDDEKEFSEESEVIPTLEPLPSIEVPGHQSVFMNEPRLSDFKQVLLREGIQAEFVGGVLVCNNVVAVRRTETGRIGLEGCICEDFYKIRELLYSQYAIV from the exons ATGACGTCCATCATCAAACTGACAACGCTCTCCGGAGCACAAGAGGAGTCTGCTCTCTGCTACTTGCTACAGGTCGACGAGTTTCGCTTTCTCCTTGATTGTGGCTGGGATGAGAACTTCTCCATGGACATTATTGAATCCATCAAAAA ATATGTCCATCAAGTAGATGCTGTCCTGCTCTCTCATCCAGATCCCCTTCACCTTGGAGCGCTCCCATATGCAGTTGGTAAACTGGGCTTAAACTGCGCTATCTACGCCACCATCCCTGTGTACAAGATGGGTCAGATGTTCATGTATGATCTGTATCAG TCTCGACATAACACAGAAGATTTCAACCTGTACACTCTGGATGATGTGGACTCCGCATTTGATAAAATACAACAACTAAAATTTTCTCAAATTGTACACTTAAAAG GGAAAGGTCATGGCTTGTCTATTACTCCGTTACCAGCTGGTCATATGATAGGAGGAACGATATGGAAAATTGTGAAGGATGGAGAGGAAGAGATTGTTTATGCAGTGGACTTTAATCACAAGAGGGAGAT ACACTTAAATGGTTGTTCTTTGGAGATGATCAGTCGGCCATCCCTGCTCATCACTGACTGCTTTAATGCCACTTATGTACAACCGAGAAGAAAACAACGGGATGAACAACTGCTCA caaATGTACTGGAGACCTTGCGAGGAGATGGAAATGTGTTAATTGCTGTTGACACTGCTGGAAGAGTCTTGGAGCTTGCACAGCTTCTTGACCAGATTTGGAGAACTAAAGATGCTGGCCTTGGAGTCTATTCTTTAGCCCTTCTCAATAATGTCAGCTACAATGTGGTGGAGTTCTCAAAGTCTCAG GTGGAGTGGATGAGTGATAAGCTCATGAGATGTTTTGAAGATAAGAGAAACAATCCCTTTCAGTTCCGTCACTTGTCCCTTTGTCATGGCTTTGCTGATCTTGCTCGTGTCCCTAGTCCTAAGGTTGTACTTGCCAGCCAGCCTGACCTTGAGTGTGGTTTCTCCAGAGAGCTGTTCATCCAGTGGTGCCAAGACCCCAAAAACTCTGTCATACTTACGTATAGGACCACTCCAGGGACTCTTACTCGGTTTCTGATTGACAACCCTACAGAAAAGATCATAGATATGGAG CTTAGGAAACGAGTAAAACTGGAAGGCAGAGAGCTAGAAGAATACCtggaaaaagaaaaactgaaaaaggaGGCTGCCAAAAAACTGGAACAGTCCAAGGA AGCAGACATTGATTCTAGTGATGAGAGCGATGCAGAAGAAGACATTGACCAGCCCATGACCCACAAGACCAAACATGACTTGATGATGAAGAATGAGGGCAGCAGGAAAGGCAGTTTTTTTAAGCAGGCAAAAAAGTCTCATCCCATGTTCCCTGCCCCTGAAGAAAGAATAAAATGGGATGAATATGGAGAAATTATAAA ACCTGAAGACTTTTTAGTTCCTGAACTCCAAGCCACAGAGGAAGAGAAGAACAAACTGGAATCCGGGATGACCAATGGGGAGGAACCAATGGACCAAGATTTATCGGATGTTCCTACAAAATGTGTTTCCGCAACAGAGGCAATGGAGATCAA AGCCAGGGTCACATACATTGATTATGAAGGCCGCTCAGATGGAGACTCCATCAAGAAAATTATCAACCAAATGAAGCCCCGTCAACTTGTAATTGTCCATGGGCCACCTAAAGCAAGCCAGGACCTTGCTGAGGCTTGCCGAGCTTTCGGAGGCAAAGATATTAAAGTTTACACCCCTAAGCTTCATGAGACAGTGGATGCAACAAGTGAAACACACATTTACCAG GTCAGATTAAAGGACTCCCTTGTCAGTTCCCTCAAGTTCTGCAAAGCAAAAGACACTGAGCTGGCCTGGATTGATGGTGTTCTGGATATGCGGGTTTCAAAAGTAGATACAGGAGTTATTCTGGAAGATGGTGAGTTAAAAGAGGAAGTTGAAGACTCTGAAATGCAAGTGGATACTCCAGCCATTGATGCCAGCACCATCGCTCAGCAGAAAGCCATTAAGAGCCTGTTTGATGATGATGAGAAAGAATTTTCAGAGGAAAGTGAAGTCATTCCCACTCTAGAACCATTACCAAGTATTGAG GTTCCTGGCCATCAGTCTGTGTTTATGAATGAGCCCAGACTGTCTGATTTCAAGCAAGTACTTCTCCGTGAAGGAATCCAGGCAGAATTTGTGGGGGGTGTCCTCGTCTGCAACAATGTGGTTGCCGTTCGGAGG ACTGAAACGGGGCGTATTGGTTTGGAGGGCTGCATATGTGAGGACTTCTACAAGATAAGAGAACTTTTATATTCACAGTATGCAATTGTATGA